The Glycine soja cultivar W05 chromosome 9, ASM419377v2, whole genome shotgun sequence sequence TTGTAAGTTTTTTATGCAATCCTAcctcgcaagggcattgggtagaagactgcaagtagattgagccagagatgcaagagaaggcctagGGTTCTCAagagtcttagggtagattttgggcccatgggctaagtatgagttcacttatctttgtacatattaggatttcattattttttgtccttgtatttagggctccataatgtagatagggtaccctagaaatataggatttttcagtctttgtattttagggcacctagactagtttttgtattaggggtaattttataatttcacatgcattaagtgaatatttgatgtgtgttgagaaataaatttaattgaattggaagaagtgcaatccaattaaattttagagggggaggtgaatatttgcttactacaccctattgccacatcatataatcacactttgtgcatgttcttcatgctttacatgcttcatgacacctaagcacacttagtggaaaatcttaGACTTCATCTTGGGTTAGTGGGCAGAACCATatatgaaattcactaatcatagtgaaattttggctccaaaatttgactccacaaattcaatttcaaattcaagtgaaatttgaattgaaattcaaatttctctccaattttatgtgacacttaggctataaatagaggctatgtgtgtgcatttttccaactttgatcatttgagaattaaacttcaaagttcaaacttctttagaggcactaaattttgtgctcttctctttctctccctccattcatcttcttctacctttaaGCTCTTATTTATGGCTTCTtatggtggtgaacttcttctagactcatcttttaCTTGAAGTAgcgtctccattcatctttctccttctccattctgctacaATCGgacctcaagaagcaaaggaattcattgatgaagaagatccaaggcctacaagctccacatggaacTACATCAGTTTTTGTTTCTGCATATCGAATTTTGGACATACTTCTATTCCTTTTTTTCTTGAGACACATATCCTTGAAGGATAGTGGCCGTGATGTTGTTCCTCCACCGTCAGGTGAATGTTTGTCAGGGCTTGAACCATTCGTATAGGGAAAACAAAAACCAGAGTCGTGATCTGAAACATTTTTTATCGTTTTTAAAGCATAATTAAATGTTTgacaaaattgatattttttttataaactagtctcattaaatatttaatcaagAAGGTGTCCACTCAATATAGGTATATCAATGacgataaaaaattaatttttaattgaattttaaggAAGTGTCAATGTTGGAGTGGAGTGTGTGACAATCTAACACCCAAATACTGTGCATGCTTTACAGCTTAAAAGGGACAACACAGTTTCTAGAATCAAcaactatattttcttttattctgaatattcaaatttatattccCTCAACTTCTGGCTTGACTATGATATTCCGCTTAATATAATCATCCTATAACTATACAAGTGGATCACATGATAAATGATGCTCAGATTCActcattttcaactaacaatGAATGCTGAAAGCTTCTAATGCTAGAATGGATTAAGTATCACTATCAGATAATAGGCCAAGTGATTAAGAACTGGCATTAGGCGTAGTGGATTTACTTTCCCAACTATCAGTAACGGATATTGGTGAAGAAGGTGGCTTCCTATTCTTCAACAATCCAGCTTCATCCAATGATGAGGTTGTTACATTATGTGAAACCCCAGAACCAGAACCATGAACTGCTTCTTCTAGATGCTTTAGCTCATCCTTCCCACTTTCAATTCTCTTCAATACCTCAAGGACTTCATCCATGGGAGGTCTCAATTCCCTGTCCTGTTGCAAACATTGAAAGGCCAACTCTGCCACCTCAACTATCATCCTCTTCACCTCTTTGTCTGAATCAAAACCCAAATAAGGGTCGACCAGTTCACTCAATGCCCTttcttggatcttctttatGGCTAGATTTGACAAGTTAATTTCATCCTTATGCCTGTTCATGTCAACAGCTGGCATAGATGATATTAGCTCAATGAGCACAACTCCAAAGCTATACACATCACTCTTGCTAGTTAGCTGGTAGCATTGGTGATATTCCGGGTCAACGTAACCCGGGGTCCCTTGTGGTGCTGTGGAGACATGAGTCATGtcattggggaatagtcttgaAAGGCCAAAATCTGCAACTTTAACACAGAAACTGTTGTCAAGAAGAATGTTGTTAGTTTTGACATCGCGGTGAATGATTTTAGAAGCATGAAGATAAGACAATGCACTAGCAGTCTCTAGTGCGATTTTGATTCGTAAGGACCACGTTAGTAAGCCAGGCTTTGCCAATTCCCCATGGAGATGGCTGGCTACTGTGCCATTTGGAATGTATTCATACACAAGCAGCAGTTCACGGCTCTGACGTGAAGTGCAGCCATAGAGTGACACAAGATTTCTGTGGCGCAAACGTGTGAGGATCTGAATTTCATTCATGAACTGTTCTACTCGCCTGTAGTTATGATTATACAAGTGCTTCACTGCAACTTCCCTTCCATCTTTGAGTTTCCCTAGGTTTCAAATATCTAATAAGCATAAATTATACAATAGGATGGAGGACTATTTTAATGCATCAATTAAAAAGTTAACTGGGTGGAGTTTGAGTGCTTACCATTGTAGACAGTCCCAAAGCCTCCATCTCCAATTTGTTTATTAAGGTCAAAACGGTTTGTTGCTTCTGCAAGCTCCTTGTAGGAGAAGAGAGGAACTCCAAAGTACACACTGCCACTTTCGACTTCTGCATTTGGTGAGGAGGGAATAGAAAAAGTATTTCTTGTTTGGAATTGACCACTTGAGGAACTGTGTTTTCTTTTGCAATGTAAGAGCAACCCAATCATCAACATGCATAGGATTACAACACTTAAACCTAAGGGAGGAGGCCGAAaggaaatattaatattatatggaAACATTCACACATGCAATCATGGATTTGAAGATGCTATACTTTTAAAGCATATATTCTTTCCTATTAAAGCGCAGACTCGGGAAAATAATATATGGGATATGGCATTGATAGAatcaattgaatattttttaaggcATTTTCAGTTTTCATACTTTTAAGATAAAGAATCCCTATATGGGGGGTTTAGaagaaaaattcagaaaaatGCCCGGTTTTTCATGCTAATGAAATATGTTGTACAAGACAAATAAATTTCAAGGCACACACTAAATATAAACATTGCGTACAAGGCATATTATTACCTATGACTAGTTTTCCTGCCTTACTCAACCCCTTTGTACCTGCAGCAGGAGTTtgaagaaacaataaaatcagATTGAGCAATAGAGAAATATAAGTATGATGACGAAGTtatacaggaaaaaaaaaaagtggtgtTCTAGTTCTGAGTGTCGAATAGTTAATAAACAAGCCATAGCTTTATTCGAGATGATAAGAAAGTCACCCAAGGAGCAAGTAAACGCTAAAATAGCAGATTAGTAACTTAAATTAGGCACAGTCATTCAAAGATAAGTCTAATTCTTCAAAAACTGGATTTGTATATACACAAGAACTAGATTTGTAGCATTCTACAAAAAGCAGCCACTCTCCAATAAATTTAGAAGGAAATATTGgtagcatttttttttcccaGAAAGTTGACAATGGCCTTCTATCTTATGGTGACAACTTTCACATTCatctaacaatttttattttagtgaaaatatctgcAGTTACAAATATAAATAGATCAATAGAATCAGGAGTGTCTTTTATTGAAAGGTGGATCATTGTGCATGCAGTCATAGTATCAGTGATGGAAGGGTCCAAccatttttattaacaaatgtgagttgttaatttgttagtttttgttagtacGAGGAATCAAACTCGTGACCTTTCCCTCCTTCCCTTCTTCCCAAACCACCcaaccaaccttatatctccaaaAGGGTCCAACCATAGTAAAAACCAAAATCATGGTAAGCAGTATAAGTGCCATAAAAATCTTTTGGGCGCTTGACATGGAAGGCGCAATTGCACTTAAACATGGTTGAATTGAATTTGAGATGTAGAAAAGCAACGCCAAAACTGGGTGGTTGTCTAATATAATAGAATGCTACACAACTTATTAACGCAGAAATAGTTTTATCACAGTTGGTAGTATTCAGTTAGACAGGTAGTTAAGCTTTTCTATTCTCTACAACTGTAAGATCTGTGTATGTATCATTCAGTTAGGCTCTTATAGATCTCATTCTAGTAGTTTCCATGCCATCCCTATGGTATCAATCCATCTTATTCAATATCCAATGCAATGGTTTTGTATATCTTTGGAACTTCTTCGTTCTATTTTGAACTCTATGAC is a genomic window containing:
- the LOC114424985 gene encoding LEAF RUST 10 DISEASE-RESISTANCE LOCUS RECEPTOR-LIKE PROTEIN KINASE-like 1.2 — protein: MNPKQLLLLFFSLFLTITFSLNERFEACDAKTCGNGQNISYPFYIQGKQKPFCGQPGFELTCSHNGFPILTLMYTPYTIHQIFYDNQSLRVSNPVFSQPNLSSCIAPTQNLTVGRYRFRVAPNQRELFVLYGCDSAALQKTVPERRIWCSAAGNETTSVVGLDKGDRDLVSARESCKGGAVNATVDDLKGGVREALQRGFLLLWNATSCSECKSSGGRCGFDIDPRVYAFRCYCPDRPHAVKCTNTGTKGLSKAGKLVIGLSVVILCMLMIGLLLHCKRKHSSSSGQFQTRNTFSIPSSPNAEVESGSVYFGVPLFSYKELAEATNRFDLNKQIGDGGFGTVYNGKLKDGREVAVKHLYNHNYRRVEQFMNEIQILTRLRHRNLVSLYGCTSRQSRELLLVYEYIPNGTVASHLHGELAKPGLLTWSLRIKIALETASALSYLHASKIIHRDVKTNNILLDNSFCVKVADFGLSRLFPNDMTHVSTAPQGTPGYVDPEYHQCYQLTSKSDVYSFGVVLIELISSMPAVDMNRHKDEINLSNLAIKKIQERALSELVDPYLGFDSDKEVKRMIVEVAELAFQCLQQDRELRPPMDEVLEVLKRIESGKDELKHLEEAVHGSGSGVSHNVTTSSLDEAGLLKNRKPPSSPISVTDSWESKSTTPNASS